The window GTTTGATTTCACCCCCAGCGCCGGAACATAGGCTGCGGCCTGCTTGGGCTGCTCCAACCGTGAGTTGTGACGATTGGCCAGCCAGGCCGCATGAATGCCGCTGATGATGTGATTGGCGATGATGCCGGCAATCACCAATTCGCCGCGATTGAAAGCGCGCTCGCTGCGCAAACGCGTGCGGTCAAAGCGTGCGCGCTCGGCTTCGGAATCCCAGCGCCAATAGTGGGTGGCCGGATCATACAGCGAAGCCACGTCACGGCGCTGCAAACGGGACTGGTTGTAATCTTCCAGGCTGGCGTAATTGCCAACATCGACGAAATATTTGTCGCTCTTTCCTGCGGCCTTCACCTGCGCATGCTCCACCGCCAGCAGGCGATAATCATCCCGGAGCCAATTGCCGTACACGTTGAATGAGATCACGCCAATCCAGAGCGTCACATCGGCGACGAAGTAATTCCGTGCGGCCGTGCGCGCGCCCACGACCTTCTGCCCCCAGCCGGGAATCAGCGCGGAACGCAAAAACGCGCTGCCAATCCCGATGCGCTTGCCCGTCGCCTCTGGCGGCGTGGCTGCGTCCGCAGCGGCCAGATGCGCTTCTTGCCCGGGCACCGCCGCGGCCCGCGGAGAAGTGTGAGTATCTTGCGCTAAAGCCCAACCGGGGCCAAGCAACATCGCCGCAACAAGAATTCGATTGAGATTCATTGGATTTCGTCTTTCGCAACGGAATTCACCAACGCCTACCACACCACGCGCACCGCCAGCACCGGCATCAATTCATCGTGGTGTTTCTTCAATTTCATGCCGAACGAAGTGCCCTTGGTCTGCGCCTGATTGAATTTGTGCGCCGAATAGGCTGCTTCGACCATGCTCACCAAGTGGTTGACCATGACTACGCTCGAAGAAAGCGTAGCCTTGCGGAATTGATCATTGGCCAGACGCCGCATGGTGGTGTAAGCCAGGCGGTTTTGCGAATCGCGCTGCAGAATTTCGCCGCTGATGCTGTCATCCCAACCGGCATTGAATTGATCGTATTTGCCGATATTCTCATAGTACGTCTGGTTCTTCGTATCCGGCAGATAGTGACTGAAATTCTCGCGTTCCTTCTGCTTTTCACACTCGCGATCGCTGGGGCTGCAGCCGAAGGCGCGGTCAATCGAGGCCCAATATTCGCTTTCACTCCAATGCTGATCCGCGAAGCGCTCGAACTGGTCAGTTTTCCTGTTGCCGCTGCTGTTGTATTTGGCATAGGCCGCCCACGCGCCCACTTCCACTCCCAGAAACAAAAGCCCTTTGAGATAGGAACGATTGTAGACCTGGCCCGCACCGGGAAGAACGGCCGAAAAAATCGCCGCGCGCGCCACCGATCGGCGCACGGCCGCCGGCTTCTCTTCCTGAAACATGGCGTGCAGCGCGAGATCAGGCGTATGATTGCTCCAGACCAGATCCTGCTGGGCAGCCTGACACCAGGCCGCGAGCGGAAATTCCAACGTAGCCACGGCGGTGGCATCGGTTGCCGGTTGCGCGTGACTGGCGGCGGCAAGGGCGCCGATCAGCAAGAACAGCCGCCAGATAGACTTCGAGTTGCGCATATGAAGTATCCTGTAGTCGAATGGGTGAAGCAAACGGTGTCGTCGAGCGAGATTTGATGATGCCCTTGGCATTGCCCGGCCTCGGCACCGCCGAGGTTGGGACATTCCCGGACGAACGCTAATTGTCCAGGAAATCGAAGGCGACCGTCAGGTAATAGCGCCATTCCTTGCCGTAAGTGAGAGGAGCATAGCCCTCGCGGCGCAGAACGAATTTGTCGAAACCATATGCGGCATCGAACGAAACCCGCGTCGGAAAGCCGTAGAACGAAAACATCTCCGAGCGCAATTGCAGATTGACGCTGTCGTGCAGTTTGTCGCTGAAACCCTTGGTCTTGGAAAATGCGCCGCCGTAATCGTACGACACGGCGAAGTAGATTTTGTCGAGATAAAGATGCAGCAACGACAAATCGAGATGGCGAAACAACGGAAAGCGATAGGTCAGGCGACCGTGCAGCAAATAGCGGCCTTCCATGCTGTAGTAAGGATAGCCGCGCACACCATCCAGGCCGCCGGCAAAAAAGTAGAAGAAGCTGTTCACGTCTCGATCCAGCCAGCCGCCGCGGCCATACAGCGTCAGGCCCGTGCGCCCGGGCAACGGCAGACGCTCGGTCCAATCCAACTCAACGCGATGCACGTTGTGCGGCTCATAGTTTTCGACGAACGTGCCATAATCCGTCAACGTAAAAGCTTTTTCGGGATCGGAATTGATGAAGTCGTTGAACTCGCGCGTGTAGCGCAATTCAACCTCGCGGCCCATGCGGGGATTGATTTCGCCGTCCACCGCGCGCACCCGCTGGTGAAAAGAATGACGAAAAGCCAGGGCTTTGCCTTGATAATAGGTGTATCCGAAGCTCTGCTTCAGGCCGCGATCGACGAACGAGATCTTGGCATTGTAGCGGCTGTAAATGAAACTGAGCTGGGAATGATGCTGGCTGTTCCACGCCCGCCGCGTGCCCAGATCGACTTCAGTCAAATTGTAAAGAAATCCGTAACCGTCGGCGCCGGCGTGGCGGACTTGATTATAGGCTTCGAGAAACAACTGCGGCCCGAGCTTGTAATAGTCCACCAGCAGAAAAAGGTCATAGTCCTTGTCGCGATTGATCGCCGCGCCGCCAATGAAGCTGAGGTTATCGAGCATTTCACTGGAGTAGAAATAGCTGCCCAGCTTCACCGTGCCATAATCCATCATCACGCGCGGCAGAACTGCAATGGCCGAGTAGTGATCCTGGTAAGGCTTGGCTTCGAAATTGGGAATCTGCTTGTCGTCATAGGCGCCGTGCTTAATACCGCTCAAGTTGAGATGCGCAAGATCACCGTTGACCGCGGCCAGTTGTATGTTCTTGCCGGGAGAAGGCAGATACTGTGTGACCTCGGGCGGCACCGGCTGTGGTGTTTTGAGATGCGCGATTTTGTAGCCCTCGGCCACAAACGTACTAAACACCAATTCGCCGTTGCCGTTGACGGAAGGCATGAACGCACCGCCCACCACATTTGTCAGCGGCGTGACGTGTTGGGTGGCGAGATCATAGCTGTAGAGGTTGAATATGCCGGTCACATCCCAACTGAAATAGATCTTCTGGCCGTCGGGACTGAACACCGCGTCGCGCGCATCGCTGGGCTTGGCGCCCGATGATTCACCCATGATCGCATGTCGCAAGTTGACCGGAGTGATTTCGCCGCTCGCGACGTCGTAAAGCTGCAAATTGCGACCGCGCGCATGCGAATAGGAATACAAAAGCTGCCGGCCGTCCGGCGACCATTGCGGCGTGTAGGCTTGTTCCTGGGTCTTGTGAGAGGTGATGAGCTTGAGTCGATCGGCCGCGATATCATAGAGCGCAATGTTTTGACTGCCGTCACCATTGACCACACAAGCAAGCATTTTGCCGTCGGGCGACCAACTTGGACTGTGTGCGCGCGCGGCATGCGTCAGGCGCTTTTCTTTTTTATTCTTGATGTCGTAGAGATACAAATCATACAGGACCGAGTGATGCGGATTTTTTCCAGATTTGCGCGAGTAGCCGAGCTGGGCGCCGTCAGGCGACCAGGAAAAAGCGTAATGCACACCGGCCTTGATCAATCTATCCTTGCCGTCAACGCCCTCACGCAACACCAACGAGGTCTGGCCCAAATAATCCGCGCCGACATTGCTGAGATAAGCCAGTTTGCTGCCGTCCGGCGACCAGCGCGGGTAGAAGTTGCCCGAGCCTTTGGCCTGCACCCATTCGCCGGTTACGGTATGCCCCTGAATCTCGCGCAATTGCTGCGCATAGGCTTCCTGCAGGTGTTGCTTCCACTCGTCATAAATTTGATCGCCGCTTTTGCCGGTGGCTTTTTTGATGGCGCTGTCAAACGAAAAACGCAACGGGCTGCGCATGTTGGCGGCAATCTGCTGCAAGGAAGCCTCGCCGTAGTCCCTTGCGATGTAACCCGCCAACGAATAGCCCTGATTGTAAACCCGCTCGCTGCCAATGCTGTTTTTTCCGAAGACGTTCATTTCGGAATAGGTCAGCAGCTTGTTTTCCACCACCGCGGTGCGCAGCAGCATGTCGCGATGTGCGTCCCACAAATCATATTCCAGCTCGGGGCGCTGATGCTGCGCCACGCCTTCCGCGAACCAGGGCGGCATCACGGTGAAAGGCAGCGGGTAGGAGAGAATGCGATTGGGGTAGCCGTAAAGCACATCCGGGCGCTTTTCGTCCTCGTACCCGAGCCACTGCACATAGGCCGCCGGAATATGCCGCGTGATTTTGCGCGCCGCGCCCAGCGAAATCATATGCGTGTATTCGTGCGTGATGACGTTGCGCAGCCAACTGTGCGTACCGCGCAATTCAAAATCCATCGCGCTCGCCCAGATTTCGACTTTGTTGTCGAGATAGTAGGCCGCGCCGTTGGAAAAATCATCATAGTCTTTGATGATGAAATGCACCTTACCGTCAGGCTCATAGCCGTACAGCGAGGTAATCGGTGTGTAAATCTCCTCGGCGATCTTGGCCGTGAGTTTTCCGGTTTGCTCGGCGCCGTCGTGAAAATGGACGAAGAAGTGTTCGGTTTCGATGGTGTTCCATTTCAGCTCGGGATGGGTCCAGCGCGGCTCGTCCTGGGCGTGAGCAAAGGTTGCGAACACTGCCATAACGCCAACTGCGGCGATGGCAGAACATTTTTGCAAACGATTCACGGCAATCGCCTCATGTTGAAATCTGAATCCGCATTGCTGCCAAATCTCATTTCCATATCTCTGTTTAGCAGTTCCAGCGCTATTTCACCACTGCAATTTTGATCACCTTCATCACCTTCTCGGTTTCGCCCTGGGCTTCGACTTTCGCCAGATATACGCCGCTTTGCACGCCCTCGAGCTGCCATTCCACCTCATTGTCGGCTTGCGCCAGTCCCGGACCTTCAAGCTCAGTCACCAAATCGCCGGCGGTATCAAAGATCGAGATTTTCACTTTCGCGGTGCCGTTCAGGCGATAGCGAATACGCGTGGAACCCTCGCGCGCCGGATTGGGGTAATTGTAAACCGATTGTTCCGGCATCAGCTTGCCTTCTGCAATCACCGGTGTTTCGCGCGCCGGATTGAGGCTAGTTTGCGCAGCATCGCGGTGATACATCAGCCAATCCGCTTGCCCACTGCTTTCGGGCATGCGCCACACATGCACAAAACCGCTACCGGAAGCGCCGACGAGTTCGAGCTTGCCGTCATTGTCGAGATCACCGGCCGCAAGAGAGCCGTGACCCGGCCCCGGCAGCGCCAGCGGAAATCCTTCCACCAAAGAGCCATTACCGCGATAGGCATAAACGTTGCCGTCAACGCCAGGCACGATTATTTCCCGCCCGCCGCCGCCATCCACATCTGCGATGATGGGCGATATCAAATCCTGCGCTGCATTGGCAGTTTTCTGTTGTGCGCCAATTTTGCGAGGAAAATTCTCGGTGAGCACGCCGTTGTAGTTCACGGCAAACAGTTGATTCCC of the bacterium genome contains:
- a CDS encoding DPP IV N-terminal domain-containing protein; the encoded protein is MAVFATFAHAQDEPRWTHPELKWNTIETEHFFVHFHDGAEQTGKLTAKIAEEIYTPITSLYGYEPDGKVHFIIKDYDDFSNGAAYYLDNKVEIWASAMDFELRGTHSWLRNVITHEYTHMISLGAARKITRHIPAAYVQWLGYEDEKRPDVLYGYPNRILSYPLPFTVMPPWFAEGVAQHQRPELEYDLWDAHRDMLLRTAVVENKLLTYSEMNVFGKNSIGSERVYNQGYSLAGYIARDYGEASLQQIAANMRSPLRFSFDSAIKKATGKSGDQIYDEWKQHLQEAYAQQLREIQGHTVTGEWVQAKGSGNFYPRWSPDGSKLAYLSNVGADYLGQTSLVLREGVDGKDRLIKAGVHYAFSWSPDGAQLGYSRKSGKNPHHSVLYDLYLYDIKNKKEKRLTHAARAHSPSWSPDGKMLACVVNGDGSQNIALYDIAADRLKLITSHKTQEQAYTPQWSPDGRQLLYSYSHARGRNLQLYDVASGEITPVNLRHAIMGESSGAKPSDARDAVFSPDGQKIYFSWDVTGIFNLYSYDLATQHVTPLTNVVGGAFMPSVNGNGELVFSTFVAEGYKIAHLKTPQPVPPEVTQYLPSPGKNIQLAAVNGDLAHLNLSGIKHGAYDDKQIPNFEAKPYQDHYSAIAVLPRVMMDYGTVKLGSYFYSSEMLDNLSFIGGAAINRDKDYDLFLLVDYYKLGPQLFLEAYNQVRHAGADGYGFLYNLTEVDLGTRRAWNSQHHSQLSFIYSRYNAKISFVDRGLKQSFGYTYYQGKALAFRHSFHQRVRAVDGEINPRMGREVELRYTREFNDFINSDPEKAFTLTDYGTFVENYEPHNVHRVELDWTERLPLPGRTGLTLYGRGGWLDRDVNSFFYFFAGGLDGVRGYPYYSMEGRYLLHGRLTYRFPLFRHLDLSLLHLYLDKIYFAVSYDYGGAFSKTKGFSDKLHDSVNLQLRSEMFSFYGFPTRVSFDAAYGFDKFVLRREGYAPLTYGKEWRYYLTVAFDFLDN
- a CDS encoding DUF5683 domain-containing protein, giving the protein MRNSKSIWRLFLLIGALAAASHAQPATDATAVATLEFPLAAWCQAAQQDLVWSNHTPDLALHAMFQEEKPAAVRRSVARAAIFSAVLPGAGQVYNRSYLKGLLFLGVEVGAWAAYAKYNSSGNRKTDQFERFADQHWSESEYWASIDRAFGCSPSDRECEKQKERENFSHYLPDTKNQTYYENIGKYDQFNAGWDDSISGEILQRDSQNRLAYTTMRRLANDQFRKATLSSSVVMVNHLVSMVEAAYSAHKFNQAQTKGTSFGMKLKKHHDELMPVLAVRVVW